TAGGGCATGGAATTATAGCCTATAGACTTGGAGACCCTACCCCAAAAATCTCAGGAAGATTAACATTCAATCCAATTCCACATATAGACCCCCTTGGTTCAATAATACTACCTGCATTACTACTTCTTATAAAAGCACCGTTTTTGTTTGGATGGGCTAAACCTGTTCCTATTAATCCTCTAAACTTCAAAAAATTAGGATATCGCAAAGGTATGGCAATAACTGCCTTTGCAGGACCCGGAATAAATTTTGTAGCTGCTGTTTTTTTCGGTGTTTTGTATCAGCTTTTATCTTCACAGTCTGTTTTGGTTTCAATGGCTTCTATTTTCGGAGTGGGATTTATAAGGTCAATTATCTTCCCTATTTTAATCTTTCTTAAATATTCTGTAAGTATTAATGTAATCCTTGCTATTTTTAATCTTATTCCTATTCCACCACTTGATGGTGGAAGAATATTGATGAGCCTTTTGCCTCCTCATCTTGAGAGGAAAATGGAACCCCTTGAACAATGGGGCTTTTACATAGTGATAATATTGCTTGCTGTTGGGGCTTTGAATTTTATTATTATTGCCCCTTATAGATTTTTTACAACAATTTTACTGGGAAGTTGATTTAAATCATTTGAGAGTCGTTTTTTCTGTTTTATCATAGGCTTTAGTAATTGAGATTGAATATAAATTAAAATTGGACAGGGTAAAGGAAAATGAAGCTGGCACAGATGAAAGAAGGAACAAGATGCAGAATAAAGGAACTGAAATTCCCACCTGAGATGAAGAAAAAGCTTCTTGAACTTGGACTTTTTCCAGGACAAATTGTTGAAGTAGTTCAGGACGCACCTTTTGGCGGACCTGTAAAAATAAAGGTAAAGGATTACTGCCTCGCTTTACGAAGAAATGAAGCGGAACTAATAGAAGTAGAGGATTGCAATGGAGAATAAAATTATAAAGGTTGCTGTTGCAGGTAACCCGAATACAGGAAAAACAACACTGATTAATGCAATAGCAGGGACAAACTTACATGTTGGAAACTGGCCGGGGGTAACAATTGAGAAAAAAGAGGCAGAATTTGAGTATAAAGGTTATAAGATTCATTTAATAGACTTACCCGGGACTTATAGTCTCAGTAATGATACAGCTGAGGAAAAAGTAGCTGTAGAATTTCTGATTAAAGAAAAGCCAGATGTTGTTATAGATGTTGTTGATTCAACAAATCTGGAGAGAAATCTTTATTTAACTGTTCAACTACTTGAACTGGAACTTCCACTTGTAATTGCCCTCAATATGTGGGATGAAGCAGTTTCAAAAGGTATAGAGATTGATTATAAAAAACTGGAAAAATTACTCTGTTCAAAGGCTATTCCGACCATCGCAGCTAAAGGAGAAGGTGTTCAAGAGATATTAGATGCAGTTATACAAACTTATGAAAATAAAGAAAAGCTAAAATGTATTCTGCATTTTGAAGATCAGCTTGAAGAAG
The Persephonella sp. DNA segment above includes these coding regions:
- a CDS encoding site-2 protease family protein translates to MDFNILELIFMVPALLFAVIIHELGHGIIAYRLGDPTPKISGRLTFNPIPHIDPLGSIILPALLLLIKAPFLFGWAKPVPINPLNFKKLGYRKGMAITAFAGPGINFVAAVFFGVLYQLLSSQSVLVSMASIFGVGFIRSIIFPILIFLKYSVSINVILAIFNLIPIPPLDGGRILMSLLPPHLERKMEPLEQWGFYIVIILLAVGALNFIIIAPYRFFTTILLGS
- a CDS encoding FeoA family protein — encoded protein: MKLAQMKEGTRCRIKELKFPPEMKKKLLELGLFPGQIVEVVQDAPFGGPVKIKVKDYCLALRRNEAELIEVEDCNGE